Within Vicia villosa cultivar HV-30 ecotype Madison, WI linkage group LG1, Vvil1.0, whole genome shotgun sequence, the genomic segment ATGCCATCGATTAGTCGTTGATGTTCATCGACCCAACGGGCATAGTCCATATCAAACGCTAACGCGCCTGAAAATTTAAAATACTTCATCAGTCACATGCTAACATAAAAAATTGCAGTGAAATATCAAATGTGTTATGGTTGCTTCACCTGAATTACTGCTTCCACCAACCGAATGACCATGATCCGCTGCGACTCCGTTTGCAACAAATGCACCCTAGAGGGAAAAATTATCcaagaaaaaacaaaaagtaaaatgAGAATGATACAAAGTTGAACAAAACTATCTTATCTAATGGAAAATTTTTAAGTTGTTGAACCTGCTGATGTACTTGTTGAAGCTCTTGCTCTATTTGAGCAAGCTTAAGTCGACTATTCTCCAGTTGTTGCACGTATGCCTATATAAAACTAAAACACATAAATCATTCGAGCAATGCTATATAGAACAATTATTTTCATGAATTACACAGACCCTGACCAGGTCCGTCTTAAGTTTTTGGAGGCTTCTGTAAGTTAGACATAGTTCAACCTTGACAAAACAACTAGGGGTCCTATTTAGCCATGGTTTAGCCGTGAAAAAGAGACCCTAACTATCCCAGTTTAACCGTGACGGATTGGAGACTATCTGATATAGTCCACCTTGAACGCCCTCAAAGACGGACCTAACCCAGACATGGCTTCCTCCCCTCAGccatatatctcttttttttttaattttattttggccGGCATTGAACCCCACCTTAGGTGCTGAGTGGTGTCCTCCCCTCCCTTATACCTAAAAAATAAGTTCCGTCTCGGTAGCTCGGTGGTAGCTCGGTTGACAGTTCACGTCGTGATCCGTTGATGAGCGTTGGTTCAAATCAAATCCGAGATTTCTAACTATACAGATATAGATTAATAAGTAAGTTCTTCGCTTTCTGAATGAATGTCAGATCGGAACTCAAAGGAGAATGTGGTCATAGGATAAATATAAACGCCTCTTTACAAATATAAACTTCTTAACAAGTACATTATCTGAAATACAAAGAAGACTAGtttgaatataacatgcacaTGACAGGTTAGGATCAAAGCAACAGCTACCTTTTTCCTTAATCGACTTTTCCTCGCAGCCTCGCGATTCTGAACCAGCCTACGAAGATTCTAGAAAATCGCAACCACATAAACAAACACATTAACATAATTTGTTTTGGATTGGCTAGCACAAATTCACAATACAAGTGGatgaagaaaaaggaaagaaccTTCTGCTCTTCAGATTTATCCTTAGTCTTACATTGCTCCTTGGAATCAACAACCACAAGACCCTCATTCTCAACACCATTGCACCAAGACACAGTAGAGAAACACTGCAATGTTACATACATACAAGTTACAACATTACCTCTCCCTCATACATGATCAAACATTGATTGTCAATGAGATAAAAAAACTGAAAATGTACTTGATTGATTTTATCATCAGTATCGATATCTTCTGTTGAAGTATCTTCAGTCTTTTGAGTATTATCTCCCATGCCTGAAGAAGAAGCTGAACCAAAATTCTACACAGCACAAAACATTGCAATTCATTTCAACCCTAAGCTTAATCATATAAAGCTGTTACATATGCTCAaaactttaatatatttatataaattatcaAAGAGAAAAGAAGAAGATTGGTACAGTGTTGAATGTTCCATACTGCAAGTTACTTGCTGCAACAGCATCATTGTTAGACTTTGCACCAAACATAGAACCTGAatatgataataaaaatgaaaaaaaatattagtaacaaacAAGAAACTGTTGTGGGGTTGGGTGAGATTgtcccacttataaacacataatCAGTTTAGGGGTGACAAACAGGTAATTCCGTCTCCTTTAGACCCGTCCAGCAAAAGCATGGAAAAAAAAAAGGTCGGGCAGTGCAACTGTTTTGAAGGGGCAAATGTTTTGAAGTCGTGAGTCTAAAACCTTGATCTgctctaaaaaaaaaaatgaaggcgTGACCGGACGGGTTTGTTATGTTAATACCAGCGCCCGCAAAAGAAAAGGGCGATTGGACCTAAAACATTAGTTTATCCCGCAACGAACATGCACTACGGGTCAGACCTATTTTTGCCACTTCGAAGTCATATATTATCTGATGCAGGACTCTAAACACATTCTCGTATCCAGAACTAGACATCTAGAACttagaaaaaaaataagggttaaataagtttttggtccctgtaaatatctcaaatttcgtttttagtccctataaaaaaaatatcgacttttagtccctataaaattactttttcattcacttttagtccctctacagggaccaaaagtgaatgaaaaagtaattttatagggactaaaagtcgacattttttttatagggactaaaaacgaaatttgagatatttacagggaccaaaaacttatttaacccaaaaaataaTAATGGGTGGTCCCTTACCGAAAAATAATGGGTGGTCCCTTAAGCAGTGACTCGACTGATCTTAAACCAAAcactgataccatgttaaaaaattgTGATTGAAATTAACTCATTGCCTCCAGTATTTAGCATATGTTAAGGTCATACTATATCTTAAGCTATAAGAGAGagaagatagagagagagagagttgagCTTACTTAAATCAACAGCATAGTGTTGTTGAAATGAAAGTTGAGGATCAAAGAAACGTGTTGGATTAAGATTAGGTTCATCTCCCCTGTTTCAAAACAGAGCAACTCTGTTTTTTCAACTACTAAAAAACATTGAaaagacaaaaacaaaaacaaacaaaagtttGTAATTATTTACTACCTCAACAGGAATGAAGAATGAGAATAGAGTGGTGAAGGTGATTCACTTGTTGAGTTGAACCTTTgcatattttgtttgttttttagctATTATAACAACTCACAGAAACATGATCAAGTAGTAGTGGATGCAGAAAATGGAAAATATGGTTTGTAGCATAAAagggttttgttttgttttattgatgatgatgTAACGTGGAAGAGAGTGTTGCGTATGAGAATGACACTTTTCTGTTTGGTTGCATTTATTAAACAGAGAAAAAATGTGTCATAATTTTTTGAGACTTACATCATTGATCAGAGATTCAgaggaaatataataaaaatgggaCAATAAACGAGGAAAGATTGGTCGTTTGCATGGTTCTCTATGTCTATATTCAGAATTCTAGTGTCAGAGTTGTGATATTTTTGTGTTGTGATATGTGAAGTAGAGTAGAGTACAGTACTAGTATTTGACAAAAATGGATATTATCAAGTTTAAATAATCACTGCTACCTACCTCCTTCATAGACTCATTGTTGCTTTTGGAGTATTCCTAAAatgattttctttttgttttctttaggatgtttctttatttatttagtatcctttctttatttttttaggcATGCTTTCCATTGATCatccctttattttattttgtttttttttttcaaagaaagAATGAAGACTGTGAAGTGTTTTGGAGGATGAATTATTTGGTGAAAAATGTTTGTAATATACTATTCAAGTATGATTGTTATGGTAATTAGTTAGTTATTCGTATAAGTAACTTGCTTTAAGGATATAAGGATATACTTAACTGTGTCTTGACTCTGGTCTGAGTCATTGCTATCGTTAAATGTTGATTTGACAACTCTCAAACTTTGTGTGTGAATAATTTTCTCCAACACCACTAAAGATATACTATTTTCATTTCCGTCTTATGAACAATTGATATTAAATCTCGGCAAAGTCTTCCTTAGAGTATAATGGAAACCCTGTTATTGATCaataacaacaaacaccaaatgaTATTTAAGAAACGATACATGCACCTATTACAAAC encodes:
- the LOC131642522 gene encoding transcription factor TGA2.3-like, with the translated sequence MQRFNSTSESPSPLYSHSSFLLRGDEPNLNPTRFFDPQLSFQQHYAVDLSSMFGAKSNNDAVAASNLQYGTFNTNFGSASSSGMGDNTQKTEDTSTEDIDTDDKINQCFSTVSWCNGVENEGLVVVDSKEQCKTKDKSEEQKNLRRLVQNREAARKSRLRKKAYVQQLENSRLKLAQIEQELQQVHQQGAFVANGVAADHGHSVGGSSNSGALAFDMDYARWVDEHQRLIDGIRSAINSQMGDNELHLLVDGVIMHYDELYRLKRIGAKADVFHILSGLWITPAERCFMWLGGYRSSELLKIVRNHLDPLTDQQLMGIYNLQHSSQQAEDALSQGMEALQQSLSETLSSTTNGSGNVAEYMGQMAIAMAKLATLETFIHQADLLRQQTLQQLRRILTAHQAARALVVLNDYVLRIRALNSLWLACPKESH